The nucleotide window AACGTAATGCTGTCTTCGATACTTGGAAACCAGGAATCATTTTCGTTTACCCTAGCGAAATCTTCATACTCATGTAGGTCATCTAGTTCACAAAATAAATTAAGCTGGGGCAGACCACCAGACAGAATTTTTACATGCATAATTGAATTTATGATTCTACCATCTTCTAATTCGATTTCAATAATTACATTTTCAACCTTATTATATTTTTTCACTGCGATCTCACTTACAATCATATCCAATTCCAAGGTACATCCCGAGCTTGATTCAAAAATATAGATGGCACTGTTAAAAATATGAATCTCTTCACCATCAATTTTAATTTTTTTTATTGCAACCATTAACCGTTCCCCCATACAGCTTTGTGATCCATAAAAACATTACATATTGGATATAATTATATCGTTTTATTCGTTTATTGCTACATTTTTCTGTAGTTTATGCCCTACAGGACTGAGTATACAACAGCATATTAGTCCTATCATTATCTTCACTTCAAACTACCTACTTTTTAAGCAAATCTGCTAACGCAGGTTGCAGTGATGGAAACATGAATTCAAAGTCCTCTTCCATTAACACCTTGGGAACAACATGCTGACCTTCAAGAACAAGCGAACTTTTTTTTCCCAGGACCATTTTCATCGCAAAAGGAGGAACAGGCAACCAATGTGGACGGTTTATAACTTTGCCAATTGTTTTACCAAACTCCTTCATTTTAACTGGAGATGGTGCCGTGACATTGACAGGTCCGCTCACTTTATCCTTTTCAATTGCGAAAGTGATCGCTCGAATAACATCCTTTATATGCACCCAAGATACCCATTGTTCACCTGAACCAACTGTACCACCCGCGAACAATTTATATGGGAGTGCCATTAGGGGAAGCGCCCCGCCCTCATTACCAAGGACAACACCGAATCTCATAAGAACTGCGCGAACATTATGTGCTTCTGCTTCTTTCGCTTTGTTCTCCCAGTCGTTAACAGTTTTACCGAGGAAATTATTTGCCTTTTCTTCCGAATCCTCAGTATATTTAGCAGTAAGAGACGCCTTGTAAATACCGATCGCACTTGCATTAATTAGAACAGAAGGCTTTTCTGGCAAGGCAGTGATAACTCTTACTAACTCATCCGTTCCTTTCATCCGGCTGTCATAAATTTGTTTTTGATGGCTTGTATTCCACCTTCCATTGTTTATAGAAACCCCTGCTAAATTAATAAATACATCTGCCTTTTTTATTTCCCTTTCAGGAAAAGTACCTTCCTTCAGCCACTTGACATATGAAATATTTCCTGATGGTCGCTGATCATTCCTTGTAAGAATAATAATTTTATGCCCTTTTTCCAGCAGGACGTCTGTTAATTTCTTCCCAATAAATCCCGATCCACCCGCAATAACGATCTTCATAGATCACTCCCCCATTCTTAAAACCGAGGTGATTATACTTATTTTACCATATGGTGTTAGGGCTGGATTTTATTTACTTTAATATGGTAAAAAATAAACGAGCAACTCAATCGTTGCCCGTTATTTGATCGATTCAAAACTATTTGTTCATAAATGCTTCTATTTCTTCAACCGACCGGAAGATTTCCTTTGAAAGTACCTCATGGCCTTCCTCGGTAACTAACACATCATCCTCTATCCGGATTCCAATTCCTTCTTCTTCGATATATAGCCCTGGCTCTACAGTTAACACCATTCCAGGTTGCAGGATTAAGTTCTTATAATCGCCAACATCATGGGTATCTAGACCTAGGAAATGACTAACACCATGATAATAGTAATTTCCGATTTCACTCTCTTCCTTGATCAAGCCAATTTTGATACACTCATCTGCTAAGATTTTCTTTGTATGCTCATTCAGTTTGGCATAAGGGACGCCGGGTTTAATCAGTTCTGTTGTTTCTCTTAATGCTTTTAAAACAATGTTATAGAATGTTTTTTGTTTTTCCGAAAACGTACCATTCACCGGGAACGTATAACTAATATCTGCATTGTAATAGTTATATTGTGCACCTAAATCAAGTAGAACGAGACTGCCTTCTTCAACAGTAGCATCATTTTTGTCATAATGCAGAACGGTGCCATTTTTTCCGCTAGCCACGATCGTAGGAAACGCATAGTGTCTTACCCCTGCGCACTTTAGGGCAAAATCAAAATGGGCCTCAAGCTGATATTCCTTCATGCCAGCTTTGGCATAGCTTAATAGGTTTTTAATTCCGTCATAGGTAATGGCAATAGCCTTTTTTATTTCTTCAATTTCTTCAAATGTTTTAAAAACGCGTAACCCACAAATATCACGATAGACATTTTTAATGAGTAAGAATGGATAATTCACTTGCATTTTACCTGCAAATTGCTGCGCTTTTGTGGTAACACTATCCAATTCTCTTCTTTCGAGATCTAAATATAAATTTGTTAGTGAGTTATTGAGGAAAATTCGAGATAGCATGGATTCAAATTGGTCAATATAATGAATTTTACTGATTCCGGAAACTTCCTCTGCCTGATCCATTGAAATCGTTTTACCCACCCATTTTTCTAAAATAGGATCTGATTTTTCAATAAATAAGTACTCTTCTACTGTTTGATTTGTCTTATGTACTAAAAAAATGATATTCGATTCGTCAATGCCAGTTAGGTAATAAAAGTTACGATTTGGTACAAATTGATATGCCTCGTCTGCAGATTTTTGCGGGGCCTTACCGGCAAACAAAACCAGAAGCGAATCAGTTTCTAGCTTTTCATATAATCGATTTCGATTTTTAACAAAAAAATCCTTTTTCATTACCATTTCCCCTTATCAAAACATTTTAGATACATAGATAACTATACAATAAAATGAAAATTCATACTAAATTTTTGTGTTTTTCACTTCGAAATATTCAATTTTTCCGATAAAATAATATTCTTTTTGAAAAATACTAAAAAGACCTTTTTTGCCGAGAAAGGTCTTTTTAGCATTTTTCATGTTATTGGTTTCGAATCAATGTCCATCCGCATTTCTAATTTTCTAAGAAGATAGGTGAAAAGCATGACCAGTATTAGGTAATAGAGTCCGACTACGATATACGTATCCAATTGTCGATAATTTGACGCGGCCTCACTTAGACCTGAACCCCACAACTCCGACATCCCTACATAGGCAACTAAGGAAGAATCCTTTAAGCCAATAATAAACTGATTCCCTAATGGTGGAATGGAAAATTTGAACGCCTGTGGCAAAATAATTCTCCTCATCGCCAGTGGGTAACTCATGCCAAGTGAGCGCGCTGCCTCCATTTGCCCGCGATCAATTGATTGAATCGACCCCCGGAAAATTTCTGCGATATAGGCCCCATTATGGATGGCTAATGCCAACGCCCCCGCCCAAAACTGCGAAAATGTAACAACTGAGGCAATACCAAAATAAAGAATCGCTATTTGAACTATTAATGGTGTCCCTCGAATTAAGCCAATATAACCAGTCGCTAGTTTATTGAGCCATTTATTTGTGGAGATTTTGAAAAATGCCATGATGAGTCCAATCAGACAGCCTATTAAAAGCGATGTGATCGTTAACCTTAAGGTAAGAAGGGCAGCGAAAATAAAAACTTCGTAGGTGTCAAAGAAGATTTGAATAATGATAAACACCCTCTCCATGATTTAATCAAAGAGTGTCCACGGATTGGCACCCTCGTTTACACTCCTAATCTCCTAAAATACTGCGTCCGAACCACTTATTACTTATTTTCTCATAGGTTCCATCCTTGATGATTTCATCCAATGCCTTATTTATTTTTTCAAGCAGTTCCTTATCTTCCTTTCTGACAGCAATAGCCTGATCATCGTGTGAAAGCGGTTCACCCACATCCTTTATCTTGATTGTTCCCTCTTTAATGATGGGTAATCCGACCATTTGATCCGTAATGACGGCATCCAGCCTGCCAGTTGGCAGATCCATAAGTGCAGTAATATCACTGTCATACTCCACCACATTACTCTGATCTGTCTGTTGCAACGCTATTTCCTTGTACGTGCTAGCCTTTACTACTCCGATTTTCTTACCCTTTAAATCAGCGACAGATTTAATATTTTGGTTGTCTTCAGCCACAAAAATTTGCGCTCCTGAAACATAATAGGTATTGGTAAAATTCACAGACTTTTTACGCTCATCTGTAACCGTCATACTAGCGAGAATGGCATCATATTTTTTCGCCTGCAATCCTTGTATCAGTGTTTCCCATGGGTTCGTTACCGGAACGGGTTTCATGCCCATTTTTTTCGCCAGCTCCTTTCCAATTTCAACATCAAATCCAGCTAGTTTACCATTTTCTTTATAATTAAATGGCTTGTACAACCCACTCATGGCGTAATGAAATTCCTTTTGACCCTTTCCACTGCTTTTTTCTGAACTCCCACATGCCGTCAGTAGTATTGATACCATAAACAGAGAGACAAACAGCCCTAACATCCATTTCTTTTTCATGATAACCTCCTCATTTATTAGAGAATCTTGTTTAAAAACTGCTTAGCTTTCTCATTTTGTGGGTGGACAAAGAATTCATTTGGCGGTGCTTCTTCTAAGATTCTTCCATCCCCCATAAAAACTACCCGATCGGCAACCTCCCGAGCGAAGCCCATTTCATGTGTGACCACAATCATCGTCATTCCTTCTTTCGCCAGCTGCTTCATTACTTGAAGGACTTCACCGACTAATTCCGGATCAAGAGCAGATGTAGGCTCATCAAAAAGCATAATCCGGGGTTCCATTGCAAGTGCTCGAGCAATCGCAACCCGTTGTTTTTGCCCGCCCGATAAATTCCTTGGATAGGCCGACGCTTTCTCACCTAAGCCTACCTTTTCAAGTAAAATCATCGACTTTTCTCTAGCTTGTCCCTTGTCCATTTTCCTAACGTATACTGGTGCCTCCATGACATTTTCCAACACATTCATATGGGGGAAAAGATTAAAATGTTGAAACACCATCCCGACCTCTTCACGGACTTTATTGAGATTTGTTTTGGCTGGGGAGATTATTTCCCCCATGAGCATAATTTCTCCATGATCCGGCATTTCAAGAAAGTTAAGACATCGAAGCAGTGTGCTTTTCCCGGAGCCACTTGCACCAATGATCACAACAACTTCTTTTTGGGCTACGGATAAATCAATCCCGTTTAAAACCATTTGTTGGCCAAAAGATTTTACAAGTCTGCTTACTTTAATCATGGCATTCTCCTTTTTCATTTTGTTATTCTAATTCAAGAGATATCAATCATTTGTATATTATTATGCTATTAAATGAGAGATGAATATATTCGTTAGTTTGACAAACCAATAGTTCTTTTAGAGGAAGTACGGGAGAAAAAACGCATAATTAAGAGGGTTATCAATATAGCAAAAAGAACCTCAATTCATTCTCCAGAGGTCCTCTCTCCATTTCATTAAATTAAATATCTCCTTTTACCCATCATTGAAAAAATACCACAGAAACTAGGGTCTCATCTCAATTTAAGCGGCTTTAGATTCACAACGGACTCCTTTTTGATGAAGTATACTGCTAATTTTCTTGAGCTGTACAGCATTCTCGACCACGAGGAATTGGGGCTGAACAAAGGTCCTTTTAAGTCTAATTGTCAGCCTAAAAGCATTATTTACCTTTGAATCCAGACCATATAAGGCATGCCATCGGACGATTTGTTCTGTCTCGCAATGTTTAATTTGATTGAACGAGACAAATTTTCCATTTAAAATAATTCCTTTTTGTAAAATAAAGAAATTGCCTTGGTGCCGAATTGAATTAATTAGAAGGAACAACAAAGTCGCCAAACTGAAATAGGGAGGGCCTATCCAATCAGTAGTAAGAACTATCACCAAAAGAATTGTTAACACAAGAAGGACAGTCAACGTCCCCCATTTTACATATTGATAGGACTTCGTATTTTTTGTTAGAGGCTCCATCTGTTTCCATTCATTCGGTATGATAATACCTGCAAATTCATTTTCGTTAGTAGGGTAAAGTGCTTCTGCCGAGAGATCAGCTGCTATCTTTAAATTTACTAGATTTCGAATTAAATAGTAGATGCCACCAATAAATAGAATTGTAAAAATGAAAGTGGTTAGAATCATCATCATTCCTTCCCATAGAGATTACCGTTGGTTACATTTTCCACAAAAAACGACCTCCTGTCAAACGGATATTCCCTTGACCCTTTAACGTTTCTGACAAAAAATTGTTTGCCGTCCCTCTTGTTCGTTTTCTTCAAAAAAGAGGATGGTCCAATCGTCGAATTCAGTTAACAGTTCCTGAGAGTGGAGTTTATATTGATTTGATACTCCTTGATTGTCGTTCTGTGGTGACTGGTAGAAGGTCTCCATGAAAAAATACCCCAGCTTTTTGATGATCGTTTTAACAATTGGGAAAAGTGAGCGATCGAGATAATAGGTAATAATAACCAAATCAAAAATATTGTCTCCCCAATGGTATTTATCCCCGCTCGTAAGGTCTGATACACTGGGATGAATGTTGAGCTTATTGTTTGTTGCTAGCGTCTTAATATAGGTAATCGCGACCTCTGATATATCAATTGCCTTGACTTCGTATTTCATCTCTGCCAGGAACAAGCTATTTCCACCAAGGCCACAAGCAAGATCAAGCGCTTGGCCGCCCATAAGATAGGAAGACAGGTTCCTTAATCTTGGATTCGGAACGGGTTCCTTCAACACATTTATACGTTCATGATATTTTCTATTCCATTTCGTCTTACTGTTCATAAGAACCCTCCTAGCAATTATTAACTATTTTCTAAAAGCTTTTTTACATGACTGTTATCTATATACATCCCAATAATGGCTTCCAGTAATCTTATGAGAAAAAGAAAAATAGACTTATATAGGGGGGATGAATAAATGGGACATTCAGAAAACGGGGAGCAAAAAAAGTCAACTGGACTTGAAAATGAAATTCAAACAGATTTTCAAAAAGACATGTCCTACAGCGATTATCTACATCTTGATGACCTTTTATCCAGCCAGCATCAGCTTTCGAATCACCATGATGAATTGCTGTTTATCATCATACATCAAACGAGTGAATTATGGATGAAGCTTATTCTCCATGAATTGAATGCAGCGATCCAAAGTATTTCTCGTAACGAGCTGGAACCATCATTTAAAATGCTGTCGCGCGTGGCAAGAATTCAACAACAATTAATTCAGTCATGGAACGTTCTTACTACATTGACCCCAGCAGACTATATGCAGTTTCGTCATAAGCTGGGCCATTCTTCCGGTTTCCAATCCTATCAAAACCGCCTGATTGAATTTGCTTTAGGCCAAAAAAATGCTTACACCCTCTCAGTTTATAAACATCAAATTGATCGGTATGCATCCATGATGAAATCACTACATGAACCAAGTATCTATGATGTCTCCATCTCAGCTCTTGCAGCTAACGGACTACCTATTGATGAAAAAGTGCTAAACCGGGATTGGTCGAATAGCTATGAGCCCAATCTTAGTGTGGAGGAAGCATGGTTGACCGTTTATCGCAATACCGACAAATACTGGGATCTATATGAGCTGGCAGAAAAATTGCTAGACATCGGTAATCAACAACAACTCTGGCGCTTTAACCATATGTCCACAGTAGAAAGAATTATTGGGCATAAAAAAGGCACAGGCGGCTCTTCCGGCGTTACCTATCTCAAAAAAGTGCTCAACCAATCATTTTTTCCAGAGCTCATAAGCCTTCGCACGAAATTATAACTTTATTTATTTGCCGTCACAACAGGAAACGTGACGGCAATCCTCTCGTTGCCACTACCGGTATTTGCCGTCACGGGAAGGTTATACTCTGTTATCAGGTACCGCAAAAGGTTTTGTAAGGACTAGTTGATGGGGCAGGCAATGTGCAGTAATCAACTTGTTCCTCTGTGTGTGCAAAAGGTTTTGACAGAACGTCAAGCAGCCGTATCATTATGCTGAAATCTTTTTGTTCCACTGCCGCTTCAAGTGCCTCTTCAACCCTATGATTCCGAGGAATTACTGCAGGATTGCTGTCGCGCATTAATTGCTGGGATGAGGTTTTTGATTCCTGCTGCCTTCCCAATCTTGCCTGCCACTGCTCATACCATTGAGCAAATTCGGGTGTTCCAAACAAGGCAGTATCCTCTTGCATATCAAATGTTAAGGCACGGAAGGTATTGGTAAAATCTACTTGATACTTCTGCATCATACTAAGTAGGTTATTAATTAAGGTTTCATCCTGTTCCTCTTCGTTCATGATCCCCAGTTTTGCTCTCATTCCCGATAGCCAATTTCTTTGATACAACCCCATATAATTAGATATTGCATCCTGAGCCAGTTTGACGGCCTCATCCTGATTGACATGCAGAAGCGGCAATAGGGTTTCAGCAAATCGTGCAAGATTCCACCCGGCAATATACGGCTGATTGCCATAAGCATAACGGCCTTGTCTATCAATAGAACTGAATACCGTTTCTGGATCATAATAATCCATGAAGGCGCATGGGCCATAATCAATGGTCTCTCCGCTAACAGTCATATTGTCAGTATTCATCACTCCATGAATAAAGCCAACCAGTTGCCACTTGGCAATCAATGCAGCTTGACGCTTAATTACTTCTTGAAGCAGCGAAAGATACGGGTTCTCAGCCTCTTCAGCATCCGAATAATGACGCCTAATTGTATAATCAGCAAGGGTTCGAAGGTCTTCAACCGCCCCCCATTTCGCTGCATATTGAAAGGTGCCGACACGTATGTGGCTAGCAGCCACACGGGTCAGAATAGCCCCCGGCAGGTCCGTTTCACGGAATACTGCCTCACCAGTTTCAACCACTGCTAGACTAC belongs to Neobacillus sp. OS1-2 and includes:
- a CDS encoding protein adenylyltransferase SelO family protein, which translates into the protein MIEKKGINEARWNFDNSYARLPNTFFSSCNPTPVSSPRLIILNQPLAKSLGLNVQEMESEQGVAVFAGNQIPEGAFPLAQAYAGHQFGHFTMLGDGRAILLGEQITPLSKRVDIQLKGPGRTPFSRGGDGRAALGPMLREYIISEAMHALGIPTTRSLAVVETGEAVFRETDLPGAILTRVAASHIRVGTFQYAAKWGAVEDLRTLADYTIRRHYSDAEEAENPYLSLLQEVIKRQAALIAKWQLVGFIHGVMNTDNMTVSGETIDYGPCAFMDYYDPETVFSSIDRQGRYAYGNQPYIAGWNLARFAETLLPLLHVNQDEAVKLAQDAISNYMGLYQRNWLSGMRAKLGIMNEEEQDETLINNLLSMMQKYQVDFTNTFRALTFDMQEDTALFGTPEFAQWYEQWQARLGRQQESKTSSQQLMRDSNPAVIPRNHRVEEALEAAVEQKDFSIMIRLLDVLSKPFAHTEEQVDYCTLPAPSTSPYKTFCGT
- a CDS encoding class I SAM-dependent methyltransferase codes for the protein MNSKTKWNRKYHERINVLKEPVPNPRLRNLSSYLMGGQALDLACGLGGNSLFLAEMKYEVKAIDISEVAITYIKTLATNNKLNIHPSVSDLTSGDKYHWGDNIFDLVIITYYLDRSLFPIVKTIIKKLGYFFMETFYQSPQNDNQGVSNQYKLHSQELLTEFDDWTILFFEENEQEGRQTIFCQKR
- a CDS encoding amino acid ABC transporter ATP-binding protein, whose translation is MIKVSRLVKSFGQQMVLNGIDLSVAQKEVVVIIGASGSGKSTLLRCLNFLEMPDHGEIMLMGEIISPAKTNLNKVREEVGMVFQHFNLFPHMNVLENVMEAPVYVRKMDKGQAREKSMILLEKVGLGEKASAYPRNLSGGQKQRVAIARALAMEPRIMLFDEPTSALDPELVGEVLQVMKQLAKEGMTMIVVTHEMGFAREVADRVVFMGDGRILEEAPPNEFFVHPQNEKAKQFLNKIL
- a CDS encoding ABC transporter substrate-binding protein, which produces MKKKWMLGLFVSLFMVSILLTACGSSEKSSGKGQKEFHYAMSGLYKPFNYKENGKLAGFDVEIGKELAKKMGMKPVPVTNPWETLIQGLQAKKYDAILASMTVTDERKKSVNFTNTYYVSGAQIFVAEDNQNIKSVADLKGKKIGVVKASTYKEIALQQTDQSNVVEYDSDITALMDLPTGRLDAVITDQMVGLPIIKEGTIKIKDVGEPLSHDDQAIAVRKEDKELLEKINKALDEIIKDGTYEKISNKWFGRSILGD
- a CDS encoding TIGR01777 family oxidoreductase, with the translated sequence MKIVIAGGSGFIGKKLTDVLLEKGHKIIILTRNDQRPSGNISYVKWLKEGTFPEREIKKADVFINLAGVSINNGRWNTSHQKQIYDSRMKGTDELVRVITALPEKPSVLINASAIGIYKASLTAKYTEDSEEKANNFLGKTVNDWENKAKEAEAHNVRAVLMRFGVVLGNEGGALPLMALPYKLFAGGTVGSGEQWVSWVHIKDVIRAITFAIEKDKVSGPVNVTAPSPVKMKEFGKTIGKVINRPHWLPVPPFAMKMVLGKKSSLVLEGQHVVPKVLMEEDFEFMFPSLQPALADLLKK
- the kynA gene encoding tryptophan 2,3-dioxygenase encodes the protein MGHSENGEQKKSTGLENEIQTDFQKDMSYSDYLHLDDLLSSQHQLSNHHDELLFIIIHQTSELWMKLILHELNAAIQSISRNELEPSFKMLSRVARIQQQLIQSWNVLTTLTPADYMQFRHKLGHSSGFQSYQNRLIEFALGQKNAYTLSVYKHQIDRYASMMKSLHEPSIYDVSISALAANGLPIDEKVLNRDWSNSYEPNLSVEEAWLTVYRNTDKYWDLYELAEKLLDIGNQQQLWRFNHMSTVERIIGHKKGTGGSSGVTYLKKVLNQSFFPELISLRTKL
- a CDS encoding amino acid ABC transporter permease — its product is MERVFIIIQIFFDTYEVFIFAALLTLRLTITSLLIGCLIGLIMAFFKISTNKWLNKLATGYIGLIRGTPLIVQIAILYFGIASVVTFSQFWAGALALAIHNGAYIAEIFRGSIQSIDRGQMEAARSLGMSYPLAMRRIILPQAFKFSIPPLGNQFIIGLKDSSLVAYVGMSELWGSGLSEAASNYRQLDTYIVVGLYYLILVMLFTYLLRKLEMRMDIDSKPIT
- a CDS encoding aminopeptidase P family protein, yielding MKKDFFVKNRNRLYEKLETDSLLVLFAGKAPQKSADEAYQFVPNRNFYYLTGIDESNIIFLVHKTNQTVEEYLFIEKSDPILEKWVGKTISMDQAEEVSGISKIHYIDQFESMLSRIFLNNSLTNLYLDLERRELDSVTTKAQQFAGKMQVNYPFLLIKNVYRDICGLRVFKTFEEIEEIKKAIAITYDGIKNLLSYAKAGMKEYQLEAHFDFALKCAGVRHYAFPTIVASGKNGTVLHYDKNDATVEEGSLVLLDLGAQYNYYNADISYTFPVNGTFSEKQKTFYNIVLKALRETTELIKPGVPYAKLNEHTKKILADECIKIGLIKEESEIGNYYYHGVSHFLGLDTHDVGDYKNLILQPGMVLTVEPGLYIEEEGIGIRIEDDVLVTEEGHEVLSKEIFRSVEEIEAFMNK